One Lampris incognitus isolate fLamInc1 chromosome 14, fLamInc1.hap2, whole genome shotgun sequence DNA window includes the following coding sequences:
- the cdc20 gene encoding cell division cycle protein 20 homolog: MAQFVFDNDIHGILKLDMPITNAPMARWQRKASSSTTSSTNALSPAKSANTSLGTSKTPGKSKKCTPSKAGGDRYIPVRNNKQMDVASFLLSKENEHLDLNNPTTTLENQKAWSVTLNGYDIEEAKILHLAGKPLNAPEGYQNNLKVLYSQVTTPISTKKTRYISTIPDRILDAPDLKNDFYLNLIDWSSQNILAVALHNSVYLWDATQGDITLLTKMERDEDYISSVCWTKDGNYLSIGTSDNKVLLWDVESQKRLRSMASHTARVSSLSWNNHILSSGSRSGHIHHHDVRVANHHIFTLTGHSQEVCGLKWSPDGRYLASGGNDNMVFIWPGVQDGSNSNDGQAVRCWSEHQGAVKALAWCPWQPNILVSGGGTSDRHIRIWNVNSNTCLNSLDTQAQISSLLFAPNYKELVSGHGYAHNNIVIWKYPSLAKVTELNGHEDRVLNVTMSPDCSSIATVAGDETVRLWKCFELDAVKKKAKERMGKLATGTIHQSIR; this comes from the exons ATGGCTCAGTTCGTATTCGACAACGACATCCACGGCATCTTGAAGTTGGACATGCCAATAACAAACGCGCCCATGgcgaggtggcaaaggaaagccAGCTCCTCAACCACGTCGAGCACAAACGCTTTGTCGCCTGCAAAATCTGCCAACACATCACTGGGTACATCCAAAACTCCAG GTAAAAGTAAAAAATGCACCCCATCCAAAGCTGGAGGCGACCGCTACATTCCTGTCCGAAACAACAAACAGATGGATGTGGCAAGCTTCCTGCTTTCCAAAGAGAATGAGCATTTGGACCTGAACAATCCTACAACAACACTA GAAAACCAAAAAGCCTGGTCTGTCACACTCAATGGGTATGACATTGAAGAGGCTAAAATTTTGCATTTGGCAGGGAAGCCATTGAATGCTCCAGAAG GTTATCAGAACAACTTGAAAGTTCTTTATAGTCAAGTTACAACTCCAATCTCCACCAAAAAGACAAGATACATATCTACTATTCCTGACAGAATTTTGGATGCTCCAGATCTAAAAAATGACTTCT ATTTGAATCTGATTGACTGGAGCAGCCAGAACATTCTTGCTGTGGCTCTTCACAACAGTGTCTATCTGTGGGATGCCACTCAAGGAGACATCACTCTTTTGACGAAGATGGAACGTGATGAGGACTACATCAGTTCAGTGTGCTGGACCAAGGACGGAAACTACTTGTCCATTGGTACCAGTGACAACAAAGTTCTG TTGTGGGATGTGGAGAGCCAGAAACGTTTACGTAGCATGGCCAGCCACACAGCGAGAGTTAGCAGCCTGAGTTGGAACAATCACATTCTGTCCAG TGGCTCCAGGTCAGGGCACATTCACCACCATGATGTCAGGGTGGCAAACCACCACATTTTCACACTCACTGGCCATTCTCAGGAGGTGTGTGGCCTGAAGTGGTCTCCTGATGGCAGATATCTGGCCAGTGGCGGCAATGATAACATGGTGTTTATCTGGCCGGGTGTACAGGATGGCAGCAACAGCAATGATGGCCAGGCAGTCCGTTGTTGGAGTGAACACCAAGGAGCAGTCAAA GCTTTAGCCTGGTGCCCATGGCAGCCAAACATCCTTGTATCAGGAGGTGGTACCAGTGACCGACACATCCGTATCTGGAATGTCAACAGTAACACGTGTCTCAATTCGCTTGACACTCAGGCCCAG ATCTCTTCATTGTTGTTTGCACCCAACTACAAGGAGCTAGTGTCTGGCCATGGTTATGCCCACAATAATATTGTTATCTGGAAGTATCCTTCGCTTGCCAAAGTTACAGAGCTCAATG GCCATGAGGACAGAGTTTTAAACGTAACAATGAGTCCAGACTGCTCCTCTATTGCCACTGTTGCGGGTGATGAGACCGTTCGTCTCTGGAAGTGCTTTGAATTGGATGCTGttaagaagaaggccaaagagaggATGGGCAAACTGGCCACTGGTACAATTCATCAATCAATCAGATGA
- the elovl1a gene encoding elongation of very long chain fatty acids protein 1a, whose protein sequence is MLQEIVSHVQTFHNYLLKRTDARVRDYLLMQSPIQMTTILFAYIIFSVYAGPRIMANRKPFRLNVAMIIYNFTMVALNAYIVYEFMMSGWATTFSWRCDICDPSNSPQALRMIRVAWIFYFSKFIELLDTVFFVLRKKQSQITFLHVFHHSFMPWTWWWGITLTPAGGMGSFHAMVNAAVHVIMYFYYGLSAAGPRFHKYLWWKKYMTAIQLTQFILVSAHISQYYFMEKCDYQVPTWIHLIWIYGTFFFLLFSNFWIQAYIKGNRLPVTVDKPKQNGLSNEDITVVPTGKQLENGTTHHYTNGKALSGKVKKV, encoded by the exons ATGCTGCAAGAAATTGTATCACATGTCCAAACATTTCACAACTACCTTCTGAAGAGAACTG ATGCCAGAGTGAGAGACTATCTATTAATGCAGAGCCCCATTCAAATGACCACCATCCTGTTTGCCTATATAATTTTCTCGGTGTATGCTGGGCCTCGAATCATGGCCAACCGCAAGCCTTTTCGTCTCAACGTGGCCATGATCATCTACAACTTTACCATGGTTGCACTGAATGCCTACATAGTGTATGAG TTTATGATGTCAGGATGGGCCACCACCTTCTCATGGAGATGTGACATTTGTGACCCCTCAAATAGCCCACAGGCCCTCAGG ATGATTCGAGTAGCCTGGATTTTTTATTTCTCAAAATTCATCGAGCTCCTTGATACA GTATTCTTTGTGCTGAGAAAGAAACAAAGCCAGATCACATTTCTCCATGTATTCCACCACTCCTTCATGCCCTGGACATGGTGGTGGGGCATCACCCTGACCCCTG CAGGGGGAATGGGCTCATTCCATGCCATGGTGAATGCAGCGGTCCACGTTATCATGTACTTCTACTATGGACTGTCTGCTGCAGGACCTCGCTTTCACAAATACTTGTGGTGGAAGAAATACATGACTGCTATCCAACTG ACCCAGTTTATTTTGGTTTCCGCTCACATCAGTCAGTACTATTTCATGGAGAAGTGTGACTACCAGGTGCCCACCTGGATCCACCTTATTTGGATCTATGGgaccttcttcttcctcctcttctccaaTTTCTGGATACAGGCATACATAAAGGGCAACCGGCTTCCAGTCACTGTGGACAAGCCCAAACAGAATGGCCTAAGTAATGAAGACATCACCGTCGTGCCCACAGGCAAGCAGTTGGAGAATGGGACGACACACCACTACACAAATGGCAAAGCTCTCTCTGGAAAAGTGAAGAAAGTCTAG